CCGCCGTCTCCACCACCGGGCCCGGGACACCCGCCCGCCCCAGCTCCACGAAGCCCAGGGCCAGCTCCACCGGCAGCGGGCCCAGGCCGTCGTACGCCTCCGGCGCGGCCAGCGCGAACAGCCCCGTCCCGGCGAGCCGGGACCACAGCGCCCGCCCCGGCCCGTGCTCCCCGGCCGCCCAGGCCCGTACCGTCGCCGGGACCTCCGCCGCGCCGAGCAGGGAGCGCAGCGTACGGGCGAAGTCCGACTGTTCCTCGGTCAGCAGGAAGCGCATCAGCGGCGGCCCTTCGGAAGGCCGAGCAGCCGCTCGGCGATGATGTCGCGCTGGATCTCGTTCGTGCCCGCGTAGATCGGCCCGGCCAGCGAGAAGATCCACGGCTCGGCCCACACGCCCTGCGCCAGTTCCGCGTCGGCGCCCAGCAGGTCCAGGGCCGTCTCGTGCAGGGCGATGTCGTACTGCGACCAGAACACCTTGTTCAGGCTGGACTCGGCGCCGATGCTCCCGCCCGCCGCGAAACGGGAGGCGCCCGCCCAGGTGAACAGCTCGTAGGCGCGGGCCCCGACCACCGCGTCCGCCACCCGGTCGCGCAGCGCCGTGTCCGCCGGGTCTCCCTGAGCCCGCCAGAGCGACACGAGCCGGTCGGCCGCCGCCAGGAACCGGCCGGGGGAGCGCAGGGTCAGCCCCCGCTCGTTGCCGGTGGTGGACATCGCGATCCGCCAGCCCTGCCCCGGCTCCCCGATCACGTCCTCGTCGGGGACGAACACCCGGTCCAGGAACAGCTCCGCGAAGGCCGGCTTGCCGTCGAGGCGGCCGATGGGCCGTACCGTCACCCCCGGGGCCCGCAGGTCGAACATCAGGTACGTCAGCCCCTGGTGCGGCTTCGGCGCCCCGGGATCGGTGCGGAAGATGCCGAAGGCCCGGTCGGCGAAGGCGGCCCGCGAGGACCAGGTCTTCTGCCCCGACAGCAGCCAGCCGCCCTCCGTCCGCACGGCCCGCGACGTCAGCGAGGCCAGGTCGGAGCCCGACTCCGGCTCCGACCAGGCCTGCGCCCAGACCACCTCGCCGCTCGCCATGGAGGGCAGCACCCGCGCCCGCTGCTCCGCCGTGGCGTGGTCGAAGAGGGTCGGGGCCAGCAGGCTGATGCCGTTCTGCGAGACCCGGCCGGGCGCGCCCGCCGCCCAGTACTCCTCCTCGAAGACCAGCCACCGCTCGATGTCCACGCCCCGGCCCCCGTACTCCTCGGGCCAGGACACCGCCGACCAGCGGTCCGCGTGCAGCAGCGCCTCCCACTCCCGGTGCGCCGCGAAACCCTCCCCGGTCTCCAGCGAGGGCAGGGGGACGGCCGGGACGTGCGCGCGGAGCCAGTCCCGGGCCTCGGCCCGGAAGGCCTCCACCTCGGGTGCGTGGTCGAGGTTCACCTGCTGTTCGCCTCCTTCATGGCGGCACCCTTCACGGCGGCTACGTCCATGCCGCCGAGCGGGTCCGCCGGCCTTCCCTAACAAGTGTTTGGTAGGTTAACGTACGGCCATGACCAGCGTCGAGGAGTTCCGCACCGAGGCCCGGGCATGACCGCGCCCGCGTACGTCCCCGCCCACGGGCTGCTCCGGGGCCGCACCGCCGTCATCACCGCCGCCGCCGGAGCCGGCATCGGCGGGGCCACCGCCCGCCGCTTCCTGGAGGAGGGCGCCGCCGTCCTGATCAGCGACGCCCACGCCCGCCGGCTCAAGGAGACCGAGGACGCCCTCGCCGCCGAGTTCGGCGCCGGCAAGGTCGCCTCCCTGCCCTGCGACGTCACCTCCGAGGAACAGGTCCAGGCCCTCTTCGCGCACGCCGAGCGGCTGCACGGCGGCCTCGACGTCGTCGTCAACAACGCCGGCCTCGGCGGCACCGCCGCCCTCGTCGACATGACCGACGAGCAGTGGGGCCGGGTCCTCGACGTCACCCTGAACGGCACCTTCCGCTGCACCCGCGCCGCGCTGCGCTCCCTGAAGGCCGCCGGCCGCGGCGGAGTCGTCGTCAACAACGCCTCCGTCATCGGCTGGCGCGCCCAGACCGGCCAGGCCCACTACGCCGCCGCCAAGGCCGGGGTGATGGCACTGACCCGCTGCGCGGCACTGGAGGCCGCCGGGTTCGGCGTACGGATCAACGCGGTCGCCCCGAGCCTGGCCATGCATCCGCACCTGGTGAAGGTCACCAGCGAGGAGCTGCTGAGCGAGCTGACGGCCCGCGAGGCCTTCGGCCGGTACGCCGAGCCGTGGGAGATCGCCAACGTCATCGTCTTCCTGGCCAGCGGCTACTCCTCGTACATGACCGGCGAGACCGTCTCGGTCAGCAGCCAGCACGCGTAGGCCGAGAATGGGCGCGTGCCAACGAACAAGAAGCCGCAGGTGACACCCTCACCGGAGCGCCGCCGGGAACTCCTCGGCACCGCCGCCGAGGTCTTCGCCGCCCAGGGCTACAACGCCACCACCGTCCGCAAGATCGCCGACGCCGCCGGGATGCTCGCCGGCAGCCTCTACTACCACTTCGATTCCAAGGAATCGATGCTCGACGAGATCCTCTCGGCCTTCCTGAACGAGCTGTGGGCGGGGTACGACACCGTCCTCGCCGCCGGCCTCGGCCCCAGGGAGACCATCGAGGCCCTCGTCACCGAGTCCTTCCGGGAGATCGACCGGCACCGCGCCGCCGTCGCCATCTACCAGAAGGAAGCCCGCACGCTCTCCGCGCAGCCCCGCTTCCACTACCTCTCCGACTCGCAGCAGAAGTTCGAGAAGGCGTGGCTCGGGACGCTGGAGCGGGGGGTCGCCGCCCAGGTCTTCCGCGCCGACCTCGACATCCGCCTGACCTACCGCTTCGTCCGCGACACGGTGTGGGTCGCGGCGTCCTGGTACCGGCCGGGCGGCCAGCACAGCCCCGAGGAGATCGCCCGCCAGTACCTGTCGATGGTGCTGGACGGGATCGCCGTACGCCCCTGACCCGTTGAGGAGCCCGCAATGCCCGAGGCCTACATAGTCGACGCCGTACGCACCCCCGTGGGACGCAGGGGCGGCGGCCTGTCCGCCGTGCACCCCGCCGACCTGGGCGCCCACGTACTGAAGGCACTGGTCGAGCGCTCCGGGGTGGACCCGGCCGCGGTGGAGGACGTGGTGTTCGGCTGCCTCGACACGGTCGGGCCGCAGGCCGGCGACATCGCCCGCACGGCGTGGCTGGCGGCGGGCCTGCCGGAGGAGGTGCCGGGGGTGACGGTGGACCGGCAGTGCGGCTCCTCGCAGCAGGCCGTGCACTTCGCGGCGCAGGGGGTCCTGTCCGGAACCCAGGACCTGGTGGTCGCGGGCGGCACCCAGAACATGTCGATGATCCCGATCGCCTTCGCCTCCCGGCAGGCCGCGGAGCCGCTGGGCTTCACCGAGGGCCCCTACGCGGGATCGGCCGGCTGGCGGGCGCGGTACGGGGACGCTCCGGTGAACCAGTTCCACGGGGCGCAGCTCATCGCGCGGAAGTGGGAGATCTCGCGGCGGGACATGGAGGAGTTCGCCCTGCGCTCCCACCAGCGGGCGATCCGCGCGATCGACGAGGGCCGCTTCGCCCGGGAGACCGTCGCCTACGGGGAGGTCCGGGTGGACGAGGGGCCGCGCCGGGACACCACCCTGGAGAAGATGGCCGGGCTCAAGCCGGTGGTCGAGGGCGGCACCATCACGGCGGCCGTCTCCTCCCAGGTCTCGGACGGCGCGGCGGCCATGCTGATCGCCTCCGAGCGGGCGGTCGCCGAGCACGGCCTCACGCCCCGGGCCCGCATCCACCACCTGTCGGTGCGCGGCGAGGACCCCATCCGCATGCTGTCGGCCCCGATCCCGGCGACGGCGTACGCCCTGAAGAAGACCGGCCTCACCCTGGACGACATCGACCTGGTCGAGATCAACGAGGCCTTCGCCCCGGTGGTCCTGGCCTGGCTGAAGGAGACGGGCGCCGACCCCGACCGGGTCAACGTCAACGGCGGCGCCATCGCCCTGGGGCACCCGCTGGGGGCGACGGGCGTGAAGCTGATGACCACCCTGCTGCACGAGCTGGAGCGCACGGGAGGTCGCTACGGCCTCCAGACCATGTGCGAGGGCGGCGGACAGGCCAACGTGACGATCATCGAGCGGCTGTAGCGACGACGGCGGCAGGGGCCGTGGAGGAGTGGTGACCCAGGTCGCAGCACCACCCGCCCGAGGTGTGCTAGCTTTGGGGGCGTTGCAGTTGTGGTACCCATGAACTTTATGTGCGCCTACGGACTTCCGCAGGCGCTTTTATTGTTTTTCCCGGAATCTCCCGGATGGGGCCCTTGCCGCCTATTCAGGAGATTCAAATGGCTAACGGTACCGTGAAGTGGTTCAACTCGGAAAAGGGCTTCGGCTTCATCGAGCAGGACGGTGGCGGCCCGGACGTCTTCGCCCACTACTCGAACATCGCCACCCAGGGCTTCCGTGAGCTCACCGAGGGTCAGCGCGTGACCTTCGACGTCACCCAGGGCCAGAAGGGCCCCCAGGCGGAGAACATCCTCCCCGCCTAAGTTCTTCAGCATGCCGGGGTCCGCACCGTGAGGTGCGGGCCCCGGCTTGTCTGCTGTCTCGACCTTTGTTGCACCTGCCGGTTTCAGGAGGGTGCCGGTTTCAGGAGGGCTTTCTCGCATGACCAGCTCCAGCTCCGCACGACCCAGCCGCCGCCCCACCCGGGGTCGAGGTGCGGCCCAGGGGCGTCCGAAGGCTGGCGCGGGACGGCAGAAGTCCGCCCCCGCCCCCCGGCCGCAGGAATTCACCATGCCCGAACCGCTGACCCCGGCCCTCCCGCCGGTGGCCGCGTTCGAGGACATGGACATGCCCGAGGCGCTGCTGAAGACCCTCGCAGCCCAGGGCGTGACCGAGCCCTTCCCGATCCAGGCCGCCACCCTGCCGAACTCGCTCGCCGGCCGTGACCTGCTCGGCCGCGGCCGCACCGGCTCCGGCAAGACGCTGGCCTTCGGCCTGGCGCTGCTGGCCCGTACCGCCGGCCGCCGCGCCCAGCCGAAGCAGCCGCTCGCGCTGGTCCTCGTACCGACCCGCGAGCTGGCGCAGCAGGTCACCGACGCCCTGGCCCCGTACGCCACGTCCGTCAACCTGCGCATCGCGACCGTCGTCGGCGGCATGTCGATCAACCGGCAGTCCGGCGCCCTGCGCCGCGGCGCCGAGGTGCTCGTCGCCACCCCCGGCCGCCTGAAGGACCTCATCGACCGCGGTGACGCCGACCTCTCGCAGGTCTCGGTCACCGTCCTCGACGAGGCCGACCAGATGACCGACATGGGCTTCATGCCGCAGGTCACCGCCCTGCTCAAGCAGGTCCAGTCCGGCGGCCAGACCATGCTGTTCTCGGCGACCCTCGACAAGAACATCGACAAGCTCGTCAAGATGTTCCTCACCGACCCCGTCGCCTTCTCCGTCGACCCGTCCGCCGGTGCGGTCAGCACGATGGAGCACCACGTCCTGTACGTCATGGACGAGACCGACAAGAAGGCCGTGGCCACGCGTATAGCCGCTCGCGACGGCCGGGTGATCATGTTCGTGGACACCAAGCGCGGGGTCGACCGCATGGTCAAGAAGCTCCTCGCGGACGGTGTGCGCGCCTCCGGCCTGCACGGCGGGCGCTCCCAGCCGCAGCGCAACCGGACCCTGGACTGGTTCAAGACCGGTGAGGTCACCGCGCTGGTCGCCACCAACGTGGCCGCGCGCGGCATCCACATCGACGACCTCGACCTGGTCGTCAACGTGGACCCGCCGACCGACCACAAGGACTACCTGCACCGCGGCGGCCGTACCGCCCGCGCCGGCGAGTCCGGCAGCGTGGTCACCCTGGTCCTGCCCGACCAGAAGCGGGACATGACCCGGCTGATGTCGGACGCCGGGATCACCCCGCGCACGGCGCAGATCAAGTCCTCCGACGAGGAACTGGCCCGGATCACCGGCGCCCGGGTGCCCTCCGGCATCCCGGTCGTGCTGGAGGTGCCGCAGGCCGCCCCGCCGAAGCCGCGCAACGGCTCCGGCTCGGGCTCGGGCTCCTCGCGCCGTCGCTCCGGCGGCCCGCGCGGCGGCTCCGCCACGGGCGGCGCCCCGGCGGCGGGCGGCCGCGGCCGTCGCTCCGGCGGCTCCGCGTCCGGTCAGGCCCCCGCCTCCGCGTCGGGCCAGGCCCGTCGCGGTCAGGGTGGCGGCCAGGGCACCGGCGGTGCCCCCGCCCAGGCCCGCCGCAGCGGTGGCTCCGCCTCCGGTGGCGCGGCCGCGGCCTCCGCGCGCAGCCGCGTCGGGACGGGCGGCCAGGGCCGCCGCCGGGCGGTCTGACCCCTCGCACAGCACGGATCCCGCAGCACCGGAACGCCGGGTGGCACGCATCGCGCGCCGCCCGGCGTTCCGCCGTTCCGCCGTTCCGGGCCCGGCGGCTACCGGACCAGCTTGTTCTGGAGCTTCGCCAGCGTCCGCAGGTCCAGGCCGAGACCGTCCGTCAGATAGCCGTAGAAGCTCCCGTAGTCGGCCTCCAGCTGCGCGGTCGCCGCGTCCAGGTAGTCCTGGCGGACCTCCTGGAGCGGGATCAGCAGGTCCGGGTTCTGCATCCGCCCCGACTGCTTGAGGCCCGCGCGCACCTGGGCGTCGTACGCCGCCCGGAAGGTGTTGGAGGCCAGGTAGTCGCTCTCGGCCGTCTCCTGCGGCACGGCCAGCGAACGCAGCAGGACGTAACTCATCCAGCCCGTCCGGTCCTTGCCGGAGGTGCAGTGGTACAGCAGCGGACCCTGGTTCCCGTCCGCGATCTCCCGCAGGGTGGCCGCGAACTGCGCCCGGTTCTCGGGGCTGGTCACGAAGGTGCGGTAGATGTCCCGCATGTAGGCCTCGGCGCGGCCGCCGCCCAGCATCTGCTCCTGCTTCACGGGATCGCCGGTGGCTATCGCGCCGACCAGCGTGCCGTACAGGCCCAGGTCGCTGATCGGGCGGGCGGTGGGGGTGAGCCCCTGCGGCAGCCGGTCGGCGCCGTCGTACTGGAGCTCCATGGGGATGCGGAAGTCGACGACCTTCGTGAGGCCGAGACCCGAGACGGTGGTGATGTCCGCCTGGGTCAGCTTGCTCAGCGCGTCGGAGCGGTACACCAGCCCCTGGCGGACCCGGCCGCCCGTGTAGGTGGAGTAGCCGCCGAGGTCCCGGAGGTTGACGGCGGCCTGGAGGGGGATCTGACGGATCGTTTCCGCTGCGGGGTACCGGTCGTGCGGCTGCCGGTGCTGGCGGGCCTGTCCGGCGGATGCGGCGCTGCCGGCCGGCGCCGCGTACGCGGAAACGGCGGGCAGGGTCCCGATGGCGAGGACGGCGGCGGCCGCCGCGGTCGCCAGGCGGATTCGGGCACGGCTCATCATGCGACTCCTGAAACGGAGAAGGGGGATCACCCTGGTGGTGGCAGGGTGCGGAGCGAGTGCAGTGCTTCCAGTGCCTGTTGTGCTTCGGCCATGACGCGCGAGACGAGTTCCGCACAGGACGGCAGATCCTCGATCACCCCCGCGACCTGGCCCGATGCCATGACACCGAGGTCCGTACGGCCCTCGACCATGGACGCCTTCAGGAGCATCGGGGTGTTCGCGGCGAGCAGGACCTGGCTCCAGGACAGGTCCTTGCCGTGCTTCATCGCCAGGCCGTCGCGCACCATCCCCGCCCAGCTCAGGCCCGACAGCTTCCGGAAGCCCGCCGCGTGCCGGACCGCCCTGGCCAGCGCCCCGGCACGGCCCGACCGCTCCAGCGCCGCGACCAGCTCGGTGCGCAGCATCCGGTGCGGCAGCCCGTCGACGGCCGTGGTGACGGTGACGTCCTTGACGCCGGCCTTCAGGTACTCGGCCTTGACCGCGTCGGGGACGGTGGAGTCGGAGGTCAGCAGGAAGCGGGTGCCCATGGCGATGCCCGCGGCCCCGTAGGCCAGGGCCGCGACCAGGCCGCGGCCGTCGTGGAAGCCGCCCGCTGCGATCACCGGGATGTCCACCGC
The Streptomyces sp. NBC_00091 genome window above contains:
- a CDS encoding cold-shock protein — its product is MANGTVKWFNSEKGFGFIEQDGGGPDVFAHYSNIATQGFRELTEGQRVTFDVTQGQKGPQAENILPA
- a CDS encoding acetyl-CoA C-acetyltransferase, with the protein product MPEAYIVDAVRTPVGRRGGGLSAVHPADLGAHVLKALVERSGVDPAAVEDVVFGCLDTVGPQAGDIARTAWLAAGLPEEVPGVTVDRQCGSSQQAVHFAAQGVLSGTQDLVVAGGTQNMSMIPIAFASRQAAEPLGFTEGPYAGSAGWRARYGDAPVNQFHGAQLIARKWEISRRDMEEFALRSHQRAIRAIDEGRFARETVAYGEVRVDEGPRRDTTLEKMAGLKPVVEGGTITAAVSSQVSDGAAAMLIASERAVAEHGLTPRARIHHLSVRGEDPIRMLSAPIPATAYALKKTGLTLDDIDLVEINEAFAPVVLAWLKETGADPDRVNVNGGAIALGHPLGATGVKLMTTLLHELERTGGRYGLQTMCEGGGQANVTIIERL
- a CDS encoding DEAD/DEAH box helicase: MTSSSSARPSRRPTRGRGAAQGRPKAGAGRQKSAPAPRPQEFTMPEPLTPALPPVAAFEDMDMPEALLKTLAAQGVTEPFPIQAATLPNSLAGRDLLGRGRTGSGKTLAFGLALLARTAGRRAQPKQPLALVLVPTRELAQQVTDALAPYATSVNLRIATVVGGMSINRQSGALRRGAEVLVATPGRLKDLIDRGDADLSQVSVTVLDEADQMTDMGFMPQVTALLKQVQSGGQTMLFSATLDKNIDKLVKMFLTDPVAFSVDPSAGAVSTMEHHVLYVMDETDKKAVATRIAARDGRVIMFVDTKRGVDRMVKKLLADGVRASGLHGGRSQPQRNRTLDWFKTGEVTALVATNVAARGIHIDDLDLVVNVDPPTDHKDYLHRGGRTARAGESGSVVTLVLPDQKRDMTRLMSDAGITPRTAQIKSSDEELARITGARVPSGIPVVLEVPQAAPPKPRNGSGSGSGSSRRRSGGPRGGSATGGAPAAGGRGRRSGGSASGQAPASASGQARRGQGGGQGTGGAPAQARRSGGSASGGAAAASARSRVGTGGQGRRRAV
- a CDS encoding TetR/AcrR family transcriptional regulator, which gives rise to MPTNKKPQVTPSPERRRELLGTAAEVFAAQGYNATTVRKIADAAGMLAGSLYYHFDSKESMLDEILSAFLNELWAGYDTVLAAGLGPRETIEALVTESFREIDRHRAAVAIYQKEARTLSAQPRFHYLSDSQQKFEKAWLGTLERGVAAQVFRADLDIRLTYRFVRDTVWVAASWYRPGGQHSPEEIARQYLSMVLDGIAVRP
- a CDS encoding tyrosine-protein phosphatase codes for the protein MSRARIRLATAAAAAVLAIGTLPAVSAYAAPAGSAASAGQARQHRQPHDRYPAAETIRQIPLQAAVNLRDLGGYSTYTGGRVRQGLVYRSDALSKLTQADITTVSGLGLTKVVDFRIPMELQYDGADRLPQGLTPTARPISDLGLYGTLVGAIATGDPVKQEQMLGGGRAEAYMRDIYRTFVTSPENRAQFAATLREIADGNQGPLLYHCTSGKDRTGWMSYVLLRSLAVPQETAESDYLASNTFRAAYDAQVRAGLKQSGRMQNPDLLIPLQEVRQDYLDAATAQLEADYGSFYGYLTDGLGLDLRTLAKLQNKLVR
- a CDS encoding SDR family oxidoreductase: MTAPAYVPAHGLLRGRTAVITAAAGAGIGGATARRFLEEGAAVLISDAHARRLKETEDALAAEFGAGKVASLPCDVTSEEQVQALFAHAERLHGGLDVVVNNAGLGGTAALVDMTDEQWGRVLDVTLNGTFRCTRAALRSLKAAGRGGVVVNNASVIGWRAQTGQAHYAAAKAGVMALTRCAALEAAGFGVRINAVAPSLAMHPHLVKVTSEELLSELTAREAFGRYAEPWEIANVIVFLASGYSSYMTGETVSVSSQHA
- a CDS encoding acyl-CoA dehydrogenase family protein, whose translation is MNLDHAPEVEAFRAEARDWLRAHVPAVPLPSLETGEGFAAHREWEALLHADRWSAVSWPEEYGGRGVDIERWLVFEEEYWAAGAPGRVSQNGISLLAPTLFDHATAEQRARVLPSMASGEVVWAQAWSEPESGSDLASLTSRAVRTEGGWLLSGQKTWSSRAAFADRAFGIFRTDPGAPKPHQGLTYLMFDLRAPGVTVRPIGRLDGKPAFAELFLDRVFVPDEDVIGEPGQGWRIAMSTTGNERGLTLRSPGRFLAAADRLVSLWRAQGDPADTALRDRVADAVVGARAYELFTWAGASRFAAGGSIGAESSLNKVFWSQYDIALHETALDLLGADAELAQGVWAEPWIFSLAGPIYAGTNEIQRDIIAERLLGLPKGRR
- a CDS encoding nitronate monooxygenase family protein, encoding MGTAARETVMETAFTKLVGVRYPIVQTGMGWVAGPRLVSAAAGAGALGILASATMTTEQLRAAVREVRSRTDAPFGVNLRADAGDAAERVRLIIDEGVRVASFALAPSRELIARLKDAGVVVIPSIGARRHAEKVAAWGADAVIVQGGEGGGHTGDVATTVLLPQVVDAVDIPVIAAGGFHDGRGLVAALAYGAAGIAMGTRFLLTSDSTVPDAVKAEYLKAGVKDVTVTTAVDGLPHRMLRTELVAALERSGRAGALARAVRHAAGFRKLSGLSWAGMVRDGLAMKHGKDLSWSQVLLAANTPMLLKASMVEGRTDLGVMASGQVAGVIEDLPSCAELVSRVMAEAQQALEALHSLRTLPPPG